The following proteins are co-located in the Bordetella bronchialis genome:
- a CDS encoding alpha/beta fold hydrolase, whose translation MQNPRLDFVTCASPAGMHRMAYWEWGDPDNDKVLLCVHGLTRTGRDFDTLARRLASEYRVVCPDVVGRGASDWLLHPSFYAVPQYVADMVTLLARVRPRTLHWVGTSMGGLIGMALAGSAALSARLRAANQARSPDLGLGQTQGLDRAQARNGDGALSRQQGGGLPEDSGWRVEKMVLNDVGPRLAPDALARIGQYVGQGQEFDSFEDAVAYIRQVSAAFGPHTDEQWRDLARHVFQRRGDRWVKHYDLGLAQPFAAQDDAAMAAGEQLLWQAYEAIDCPILILRGQHSDLLTADTAGEMARRNPRARVLEVPGVGHAPTLMDDGQIQPVAAFLRSGG comes from the coding sequence ATGCAGAATCCGCGTCTCGACTTCGTTACCTGCGCCAGCCCGGCGGGCATGCATCGCATGGCGTACTGGGAATGGGGCGATCCCGACAACGACAAGGTGCTGTTGTGCGTGCATGGCCTGACCCGCACCGGCCGCGACTTCGACACGCTGGCTCGCCGGCTGGCCTCGGAGTATCGCGTCGTGTGTCCGGACGTGGTGGGGCGCGGCGCGTCGGATTGGCTGTTGCATCCGTCGTTCTACGCCGTGCCGCAGTATGTGGCGGACATGGTCACGCTCCTGGCGCGCGTGCGTCCGCGCACGCTGCATTGGGTGGGTACGTCCATGGGCGGCCTGATCGGCATGGCCCTGGCGGGATCGGCCGCGCTATCGGCACGGCTGCGCGCCGCCAACCAGGCACGGAGCCCGGACCTGGGGCTCGGGCAGACGCAGGGGCTCGATCGAGCGCAGGCGCGTAATGGCGACGGGGCGCTGTCACGGCAGCAGGGGGGCGGGCTGCCGGAGGACTCGGGATGGCGTGTGGAAAAGATGGTGTTGAACGATGTCGGGCCGCGTCTGGCGCCCGACGCGCTCGCGCGCATCGGCCAGTACGTCGGCCAGGGGCAGGAGTTCGACAGTTTCGAGGACGCCGTGGCCTACATCCGCCAGGTGTCCGCCGCGTTCGGGCCGCACACGGATGAGCAATGGCGCGACCTGGCGCGGCATGTTTTCCAGCGGCGAGGAGATCGCTGGGTCAAGCACTATGACCTCGGATTGGCCCAGCCTTTCGCCGCGCAGGACGATGCGGCGATGGCCGCGGGCGAACAGTTGCTCTGGCAGGCCTATGAAGCCATCGATTGCCCCATCCTGATCCTGCGCGGGCAGCATTCCGACTTGCTCACCGCCGATACCGCGGGGGAGATGGCGCGCCGCAATCCCCGCGCGCGGGTGCTGGAAGTGCCGGGCGTGGGGCATGCGCCCACCTTGATGGACGATGGGCAGATACAACCCGTCGCCGCTTTTCTGCGCAGCGGCGGCTGA